CGGCGAGCTGGCAAGATATCCACGTGGGAAACGCGGCGATGCACGTTTGCTGCTCGCAGCGCTGTGCAGTTCAGCATCATTCTCGCGGTTACCCTGTGGTTCGGTCAGCCACACGGCAGCCTGGCTGTGTGGTGGAATGCGCACTGGCCGTATCTGCGGCAGTTGGCAATTCGAAAAAATATCTCCGCCGCGATACAGGCAATCGGAGCGCTCGTCACCTTCTACGGGCTATTGCGCGCCTACCTCCGGGCAACATATAACCAAACCGTTACGGAACGCATAACGAGCTGGGTTACGAAGGCTTGGGGAAGGCTGCTCAAACTACCCCAAACAATTACTCTCTCGGGCATTCCGTCATCGGCGGCCTTCGGACGCTTAGGTATTACACAAACTCCGCCGCCGCACAATGTCGACATCACACAGAACCTGCACGAGCAGATCAAGCGGCTAGCTCAGTACGTGCACGACAGGACCGACGAGTCATCAAAGATGGCACTAGACATCACCAAACTGACGCTAGAGGTCGACGGGGTAAAAGATGCCGTATCGGAACTGGAGTGCAAGATGCGGGAGCACACGACCTCTGAGATTCAAGCGTTCGACAACAAGCTCGACAGCAAGCAGGCCCTCGATCTGACATGGGCGATCTGGGGAATCTTGGTTTCTTTCGTGGGTACTGTCCTCAGCCTCGGGACGTGAGATAGGGCCAGGCGAAACGACAGGAACTAACTACGTCTAAGGCGTCCAAGACTCAACATTGCCGCCCAGCCAGCAGGGCTATCTAGGCTAGCTGGCTTGATAGGCGTCCAGCAGATCGAGAACGAATTTTAGCAATTCTGGATAGGTTTTGCAGACATCATCAATGGTCGGCCTCGGCCTTTTCGGCGTTTCGCGATGGACAAGTCCGCTCCGCATTTCATAAACGTACTGGAAAAACTTCTTCGCAGACTTCCCGTCGTACCTGCTCTCTAACAGTGCTGCTACCTGGAGTGATCCTGTGCGTGTTATCGACTCCTCTTTGGCGTTTTCTAATATTTCCGATATACGGCGTTTTACGCCGGGATCTGGCCAGTCGGCGACGTTAGCGAGTAATTCATCGATGGCTTCTAAAATTTGTTGCGGCCGATTCCGTTTTTCGAGAAGCACTTCTGTTGCGGTAACGAGCTGTATATGCCTAGTCTCCGGGTTGGAATCGGTCAGGGCTAGATGGACAATGCGGTAGGCTATGGCCTTTTGCCTATTCCACGGCAAGTAATCTCGGTGCCGTGCATCATTTACTCGTTGCTTTAATGTTTCAAGCCACCCTGATACATTCACAACTGGAATGCCCGGGATCGAGACAATGAATTTTGGGAGTGGGTCGCTTTTGTATACTAGCAGTCGGTAATCGTCAAATATTACTCTATCCCCGACTTCGATCCCAATCGCCCGGAAGGCCCCGGGCGGCTCATTTTCGTAAATTTTGTCAAATGTAGGAATCACCCGGTCAGCGTCATCGGGACCGAAATCGACGCCTCTGCCTTCTCGGGCGAAGACGATTGTCAAGTATTGTCGCCACTTGCGCCCAGCAGCCGCCGCCGCGTCGACATCGACGTAGTAGCTGCCTTCAAGGATGAGCTCGTCGGCCCTAGAACTGAGATTGGTTCTCACTACAAATCCCTTGCCCCGTTCCGGCTTCAGGACTACCAAGCCATCATCGGCCGAGTTGGCGAGCTCAACCTCGGTGGTGTCAGTGCCTAACCGGTCACCGTCTGGGAGCCGAAATCGGTTACGGAACGTGTAGGCCATCTTCAGAATGCTGGCACAAAGCTGCGGCGATCCAGGACACGTCGCAAATCTGCCACCGATGAGTTGCGGAAGTCCGATGGTCAACGGCTGGTCGACCCTCCAAAGTGACTACCGCCCTCTGCACAGTCGCCCTAACATCGGCGCATGGGGACGAACACACTGGCAGTGCCCAGCGACCAGCTCCTACAGGCAGCTAGTCAATGGCAGGGCTTGAGCGCCGGGCTGGCTACCACGGCACCTTCACCGGGGCAATCGTTTCAGCCGACCACGGCGGCGATTAGCGCCATCGACGCGGCAATCGGGGTGGGTGCGGCAGCGTGCATGGCTCGCATTCAAGACACAGCGGCCAAAGTCACCTCGGCTGCCACTGGCTACGCCAACCAAGACACCAGGGGGCGGGGCCAACTCGGAGCTGTCGCACCGCCGGTAGTGATGGTGTGACGATGGTGCCGACGCTGTCGCAACTGCAGGCGTGGGACACCGACCACCTGGCCAATGCTGCCAGCTATTGGACGAACACGGCCGACCGCTGGGAAGACGCCTTCACCCAGGTCCGCAACCAGTCCAACATGGGGTGGGAAGGCCAAGGCGGCGAGGCGCTGCGTACCCGAGCAGGTCGTGACCTGGCCACGGTCAGCACCAAAGGCGACCTACTGCGAAACGCGGCCAAGGTTGCACGTACCGGAGCCAGCGAGATCAGCGCGGCGCAGCGTCGGGCGCTGTATGCCGTTGAGGATGCCGAAAACGCGGGGTTCGTAGTCGGGGAGGATCTATCAGTCACCGACACGCACTGCTACGCGGACCCGGCCCAGCAGGCAACCCGGCAAGCCCAGGCGGATACATTTGCGACGGACATTCACGGCAAAGCGGCTCAGTTGCTGGCTGTCGAGACACAGATATCGGGCCAATTGACTAGCGCCGCTGGTGATGTCGGTGCCATGGACTTTGCCGGCCCGGGCTCACCGGCCAATGGCAACGGCGTCCAGCTGGTCGACTACACAGAGAACTCCCCAGCGCCACCGGGACTTCCACAACCCTTGAAAGACTTCATCAACTTCCAGCTGCAAGGCAAGCCGCTGCCGCCGATGACCGGCCCACCCATCACGGAAATCGAAAACCGGATAGCGGTGATCCAGCAATCCCAAGAGTGGCAGCAGTGGTTGGCCGCGCATCCCGCCGCCAAAACGTGCGGCACCGGCGACATCATGAAGGCATTGGGTTCAATGGCTGCCGGGGACCTGTCGCTACTGGCTGGCGCGGCCGGAGCGCCCGAGACTTTCACGGCCAGTTTTTGGCTAGGCCTGATGGCTTGGGCGACCGGGCAAGCTGTGGGAGTCGGCACCCTTGCGACGTGTGGGTCGTAGGCTGAAATCATGCAGCTTGCACTGGTCGTCGTCGGCGCGATTTTTGTCCTCGTCGCAGGTCTCGTCACGATCCAGCGGCTACGCCGGTCGCCACGACAGTCTGCAGCCCGAAAGGCGATGTGGGGCAATCTTGGCCAGCTGGTAGCCACGGCCATCTTCATCGCCCTTGCCGCACTCGCCACTCACAGCGCAAACGCTTTACTTCGGTGGGGACCGGTCGTCGCCGCGTCATTTACCGCCATCAACGTGGTCGTCACTCTAGCTATATACAAAAGGCGCGCTGAGGCGTCCGCGTAACTGCTGCGGCTAAGCTCTGGCGACTATCTGCCGATGCGCGGCCGTCCTAGCGTCAGTCCACTGCCCAGTGCGACTTACCGGCCCATCGTCTCGACACGTTCTTATTGCTGGCTCGCAAAGCGTATCTGCGCGCCCATTCGTTGGCTACTTGGTTCATTGCCGCCAGGGATGCCAGTAGATGGCGTTGTCATAGCGATCGCGCGGGAAATCGTCGGAGCCGCTGCGGGTTTCGACGGAGCCGGCCAATTCCCTATGGCGATGGGCGTCCAGACGGGCTTCCAGTGCCAAAGTCGCCTCCCGCTGGCTGTTCGCCTCGATGCGCCTATTTAGCTCGATCCTGTCGGCCCTGTTTATCTCAACCCCACGGTCGCGATTCGCGTCCGCTCGGCGCTTAAGGTCAGCCGGGGTCACCGACGACGCGTGACTGCGTGCGATGAGTTCCGGCGTAGGCGCGATGTCGCGGTTGTCGGTGCGGACCAAATAACGATTGAGGTTGCGCGCCTGCGCATCCCGGTAAACCTCGTCAAAATCCGCCTCGGCCTGCATGGCAAGGTGGCGCAATGCGACTGTGGCGTCCGGGTATGCAGGGCTCGACGTGGGCGCGATGTGGTGTAGACGAGCTGACACTAAATACCTGGTGGGTAAGCCACCGTCGCCCGGACGCCATTCGTCTTGGTACACCTGGAATCCAACACTTGAACTGTGAACATCACCGCGCTTGATGGACTCATATTCGGCAGAACGGGTCTCGGGGAGATCAACCTCGTAGTCCAAACCGTAGGAGTCCTGTTTTAGCCGCATGGTTCCGGAATGGACCGCGCCCAACACAATTCCGGGCTGATGCTCGAAAAGCGCAATCACGCCAGGCCAACCATCGCCCGCGCTTTTGTTAAAGCACGACCGCTCTACGATTTCGCGAAATCCCAGCCTCGGATCGGACGGCACGCCGAACACGGCCCCGTAGCCGCCGATGGTTCGTCTATTATTGCGGAAGCTTCGGGTTTCCAGTCGGGGCACGTTGCGCCATGATGCCGTGGAAATGCGTTCGATGTCGCTCATAGTGTCACCGTCTCATCGTAGCGAGCCGCAATGACGTCATGAACGACGCTGCGGACCAATTGTACTGCGGCCTCATCGTTTTCGAGTGGATGGGCCACCATGAAGAACTTCATGCGCTCAGTGAGTACCGGCTCGCCGTCAACGGTCGCGTCCCAGAGTTCATCGCGCAGCACGGGATTCGCGATCACGCCAAGGACCAACAGCCACCAGTCAATTCCCGCGAGCATTTCCCACTGCCCCCGCACGTCTGCTGGGTCCGTCAAAATGTCGACCAACGCGGTCTCGGCCTCTGCGGCGGTCAATCGCCGCTCTTCATGCCGATGCCAGAGATGGAACCTCGGCTCCTCGACCATATCAACCCCATCTCCCAGCGTCGGCCATCCACCCGTCCGGGGCGTACCTCATCCGGCCACTGCGGCGGTCGAAATCAACTGGCACCGACCGCAGTTGCCGGGGACTACGCGCGGCCTCTTCGCGGTAGAACTCGCGAATGGCAGCCTCATCGCGCACGTAGGGCTTCAGCGTTTTGCCGATACTGCCCAGACCCTGCAACTCCAAGCGCCGCGCCTCGCGCTCAGGAACTTTCGTCGTCTGCCCCGGTTGGATCGCGGCGACGCCGTACGCCTGCTGCTGGTAATTTCGCCAGGTAAAATCGACATCACGTTGCGGCTTTTCGATCTTTTGGATGCTGCCATACCCGGCCGCCTCCCACCGTTCAGCCTGATGGCGCGACAGCTCGCCCGGAATGAGTTGCTGGTCACCGGTTTTCATCCCGAGTGCAGGGGCGTCGACCAGCCAAACGAACCGTTCTTTGGGCTTGTTGAACACGTCTCCGTCCTCACCATCCTCATCTATTGGCGCAGCGGGCAATTCAGCGACCGGCTCCGGGTCACCGACGATAACCCCGTAGCCAACCGACGCCCAGCGCTCCGCCTGCGCACGTGGAACAGCAACTGTGTCACCCGCTTTCACGCCCAGCGCTGGCAAGTCATCGAAGCACCGGAACCTGACCAACTCATCGCCGTCCATCGTCTGCCTCACTCTTCGGTGTCGCCGGGGCGCTGGTAGTACGGAGCGCCTGCGACGAGATCTAGGTAGTGCGCGGGCCTGTCAACTTCCGAAAGCACGTTGTGCCGGACGGTCACGGCGTCGTCGTCACTCAACATAGGTCACTTTCCCTTCGGCGTGAGCTTGAAACTGCCGTCCGCGTAGGAGCTTTCGGCAGTGCTCGACGGCGAAGCCGTCGCCGCCTGCTCGGCGATGCTCGCCAGGCGCTCCTGGCGGGTGACGCCGGGGGCCGAAACCTGTTGGGCGATAGAACTATTCGTGAGCGCCATGGTTGGTGCTCCTTTCGATGTGAGATTCGTCTTCGTCTGTTCCGTCGTCTGCTTTTTCTGCTTCCTCGGCCGCAACTTCAGCGACATACTCAGCAGTGCGCTGCTGCAGACGGGCAAGGTAGCGGTCATAGTCTTGTAACGCCTCAAGCCGAGCTTCGTCTGAATACGTCGGGCCGCCGAAGATCCAATTATCGAGGAACCCGGCCAACCGTTCCAACATCGCGACATAAATCGGGTTTGCATCGAGCACTGCCTGCGGTGTTAAATCGAACCGTTCCTGCAAATTCCGGGTGTACCACCCGCAAACGTTGAAGGCGAACGGTATCACTCGTTTTACCGTCCAGGCATCATTCTCTGTAAAAAGCAGAGTGCCGTCGACCCACGAAATAACGTTCTTCGCCACTTCGCGAAGATAGTCAGACGGGTCAGAATCCAGTATGGCCCAAGCGATTTCAGCGATCTCGCGTGCCTCCGCGCGGGTAATTCGCTTCGGTGGCTCATTTTCGATGTACGTCATTGGGCCACCCTTCGACTCATCTGCTGGACAACAGCCAGGCGGCCGCCGCTCTTTTTCTTCGGCCGATCACGAAGCAGGCCCATCAGGTCACGAAGTTCGTGCGAGTTGCGCGAGATGTAAGATTCCTGCTTCGGGTTGTCAATCGCGCGGGCCACCTTTCGCGCCTGCGCCACCACTGTTGGGCACTCAGCGGCTTTGGGAAGCGTCGCGCACTCGTCAATAACCGCCTGCTCGGTCGGGCCAATAACGACGGGCGCTGCAGGAAACGGGACGACATCAGCCCCGTTGCGCGGGGCGTCCGGATGGGCTGCACGTTGACGGGCTTTGGCGGCAGCGGCCGCACCCCTGCAGATGTCACAACGGCAACCCCGATTATACCCAGCGGGGCCGTGGCTTTTCGCCTTTTCCGTCATAATCGAGGATTTTACGAATCAATTTCGCAGCGTGCCATTCGAGTTCGTTTATCACACATCAACATGCTTCCCGCATCTACAAAACAGTTATTTTGTAATGCCGTTACTGAACCTGCATTTGCTCGAAAGCGCATCGAATACGCATCGCAATTAGACAACAACGCCCCGGTTCCCGTCGCGTTGGACGACCACAGACCTGCCAGCGATAATCGTGACTGCCGAGCAGTCGGCTGGTCACCATGGTTAAAAAACGAGGGTAGCTAACTAACTAATCTACCTGCATGGATAGCTCGTATCTGAGTTTGGCAGTTAACTTTGCATTTGCGCAGATCACAAGCGGTCAGCGGAACAGATATTTGGTTTACTATTGACACAGCTACGCTCGGTTGGCAAATCGGTACCGCACCTAGTTAGCTGGCAGTCGGCTGTATCCGACTTGCCTTGCCGCGCAACACATCTCGGGCAGGCGGTCGCAACGGCAGGTGGGTCAACATGGGAACCTGTCTTAGGTCAGGTGGGTATCGCACCATGGTCACTCACGAGGCGGCCTTCGCTGCCGCCGGCTTGGCGCGCTGGGGCCGGCGCTTCGTGCCCTGGGCCGATACCCCTTCGCCGGTACCAGTCGCGTCTCCGTGGCGCTTTGGGCGGTTCCGACGACCCACCTTGGCTAAGGCATCGGCATTGCGCTCGGGAGCAAAGCATTCGCCGCCCACCACGCCGAGCTGACGGCGCTCACGATCGCTGAGTCCCGCCACCCATCCGGCGCAACGGGCTCGTTCCGGGCAACCGTTGCAGATAGCCACAGCGTCACGCTGAGCCGGTGCATCCCCGTCGCTGGCTCGGTCATACAGCTCACCAGATCCCCTGCACGCCGCGCGAGGGAACGAGGGGGTTAACGCCACGACGCCCAATACGCTGGCGGCGATGTTGTCAGCCACCCATAGCGATTGCCCGCCGATGGTCAGACTGGGTCGAAGACTTGGCACGGACGCGAGTTTAAGTCGGGCGTGCCACTGGTGGCGATGTGAGTTGACGTTTCGTTGCGCGCCGCGAAGCCGACCATGGTGGGGGGTTGAACGTTGACCAGCGCCGTGGACGACCAAGTGCGGCTTGCCGTGCGGCGGGACCATTCTTCAAATAATTTCCGCGACCCATTTGGTTGATCTGACCTGGCGGTTTTTCGCTCGCCGTCGCTCGCCGTCGCTCGCCAGCGAACTGCCAATTTGACGCCGTTCGTTCGCCGTAATTAGGATTTGCGTCTGAGACGCAATCCGTACGGCGAGCGACGAAAGTAGCCGAGATGGCAAGCGGTTTCGGGGGGGTTAAAAGTCCTCGCTCGCCGCGAGCGACGGATTGACGAAGTATCGCTTCGCATGGGATTTACCCTCCGTCTGTTCGATGAGTTTCCCTACAAGTACTGCTTGCTTGATGCCTTCTCGAACTTGCTCGCGAGTGAACCCCGATAGTTCTTCGGCGTTTTCGATCATGTTCTTGGATAGGTTCGGCTTACTGCGTACCAGGCCGACTACTACGCCAGCGGCGCGAGCGAACTTCTCGGCCTTTCGCGAGCGGGCCACATAGCTCAGCTCGCGAGTTTCGGCCGTATAGTCCAACAGACCTTCGGCCACTTCCACGTCGCGACCGTATGCGCTGAAATAGCGATCCACGCTCGGGTCGTCTGGATCGGTAGCGTCGGCATTCTTGATTATGCGCCATGTAGCGTCAGGCCAGTCTAGTTTGCGCGAGTCGCCGCGTGTCCGCTCGCCGTTGTGTCCCATATGGTCAGCGATCACCGCCTCGCTCGCGCCGCACAGCCTCAGCAGCTCATCGAACGCGATGAGGAACTGGCCAGCATCGTGGTCCTCGGATAGCCCAAGTGCGTCGAGCACCGGTCGTAAACAGTCGAGTATGACTACGTCATACCCGCGCAGCCATTGCGCCCATTGCGCGAAAACGTCGCTGTCCAAGATGTTGAACGCGGACACGTTGCCGCGCAGCGTCTTTACGCAGACGTTTCCGGTGTTGCCGATTCCCAGCGACCGCAACCATCGTCGCATCTGGCGCTCGTCCATCTCTGTGTCGATGACGGCGACTTTGGCCGTCTTTGCTTGAAATTCGTTGAGGAACAGAGACCCGTCTGCAAGCGCTCTGACCAGGTTGTGAATAAGCGAAGTTTTGCCAGCCTTGTACTGCGCCGAAAGTATTACGCGAGAACCGGTGGGCAGCAACCGATCTACGCGGTATGTCGCATCATCATCGGGCACCGCCAGAAAATCCGTGAGAACGATTGGGGCATTGACGGTTTCGCACATCTGGCGAGCTTGCGCCGCTCTCAGTCGCTTACGCGCTTCGTCCAATACCTCAAGAGATAGCAGCTTCTGTTGGATTAAAGCCTCTTTGGCGTCCGTGTCGACATCGTCTGTCTCACGCTCTGCATCGTCTGTTGACTGAGTCTTTTGTCTCGGTGCTTCGGCTAACGGTCGGTCGCGGGGTACGAGCGGCATGATGCCTTTTCTCTTAGCTCCACTCAGTCCTGACTCAATGGTCTTGCGGCAGGCCGCTTCACTGGCTTTGTTCTCCCACTGCCGGGTCGCCTCAAGCAGGGCGTCGAGCACTTCAAATTCAGATAGCAGCCCTGCATTGACGTACGCTCCGAGCGTGTACGCCTTGATGTTGAGCGTTTCATTGCCGATCCCGATATCGGGTAGTTCTGCGATGTCTTTGGCGCGTCCTTTGAGTGTGCCGAGGGCGTATTGCTGCATTCGGTGGCTGCCAACGCTTTTCGCGTAGGCTTCGTACTCGGCGCGGCGTTTCGGCTCATCCGCTTCCCACGTATGGCGGGCGGCCCGGTTATGCTCGCACTTCTCGGTGTAGTCGGGTTGGCGGCTCGCCCACGTGGTGTTATGGGCGAAATACAGGACTACACCGGCTTCTATAGCGCGGAATGCTTCTCGGGAGTCCCAGTCTTCGCAGCCCACGATGGTGTACCACGGGCGAAGGGCGTCAGTCCCCGCTTGTTTCCAGCTGCTTGTGCCGGTACTATCGGTGGTGGTCACTGTGGTGGTGCCTCACGTACGATTGGTCGGGATGCAATCCCGGCCATTCGTCTTCTTATCTCGTGTTGGTTATGAACATTTGTCAGGTGTCCTTCGCGTCGTTGTTTACGGGTGATTCTAGTCCCGTTGTGAGACAACATATTTCCGGATCGGCCTATCCTCTTGCACGTCTCCGATTCGACGTTTTCGCTCGTAGTGAGCCGAGCACAGCGCCAGCGCGTAACATGGTCTGCCACAACTCTTTACGGTGCACTGTGATGGTCGGCGATGCCACGTACGACCGGCCCGTGCGTCGCCGTATTTCATTAGCTTCGAGTAATGGGCGGCGCAGTACCCCCGGCAGAGTAATGGCTTATCACAAATAGTGCACGGCCGGAACGGTTTTCGCGTCATGGCTCGTCCGAGTCTGCCGACTCCAACCGAGACAAGTTGACAAACCTCCCAAACACCCACCCACGGTGGCTTTGGCGATCACGGCCTGGCGTTCGGCAGGCGACATTCGCGGCCACGGTCCGTTGTCGAAAGCCTCGCGGGCGGCACGGGTATTGCATGCAGGACATACAAATTCGCGTTTTAGTCATGGGCGCTGACCTGGTGGCGTGCGTGACTGCGGACCTGCTGGCAGGTGGCAACACGGTGGGAGACCAGCTGCTGCAACAGCACTCGGCATTCCTCATCGGTCAGTCGGGTGACCAATCGCTTGGCTATAGTAGTTAGCGGCTCCGCTGCCGGGTCTTCCTCAACAGCAGCCGGTAACGTGGTGTAGAGGAAGTGTGTCGCGGCCTTCACGGCGTAGTCGTCGGTCACGAGGCACCCCGGATCCGCACCGGCTCAAGCAATTCTGCGATCTTGGCCCGCTGCTCGTTGGTTAGCGGAGGCGCTTCGGCCATCTGGCGTTCGAGGTAATCGTTGATGGAAGCGGCTTTAAGCTCTTGGCGCGCGGCGATGACGGCGGCATCGTCGTCCTGGCGAAATCGCCGTAACGCACTGTGGCGCGCTCGCAAGTGGGCAACGTCGCTGCTAAGTGGAGACATCGGGACATTCCTTAAACGTGAGTACGAAAGTTAAGGCAGGTCCCCGGCGGGGATTGGGCCGATGTCTAGGCCGCCTATGCTACCCGTGGTGGCAAAGACGCTGCCACTCCGGGCGCAATTATCGAAATGCATTGAGTCGTATGACTCAATCAAACATGCGGTGCGCACGCAATTCACCCCAGAGCGAACTGTCAGACCATCGGACAGTTTGTCCCGAAATCCGTACCGCACGTGCGGAATCCGACAGTTTTGTACGGAAATCCGGACATAAATTCCTCTGGCACAACGACTCTCATCGGCGTACCGTTGCGAATACCTGACACGAAAGAGGGTCCGAACCCATGACCGCTGACGAACTAATTGCCCTGTTTGAATCGACCGTTTCTATCGATGGCGTCGAAAAGCCGCTGGGCGACTGCACCCCCGCCGAAGCACTGACCGCTGTGGACCAATTTGCAGGCTTCCTGCGACACCTAATAGACGAAGGGCCGCAACACACCTGACCACCGGCTAGTTCGGGCCGGTTCTTCGCGGTTATCCCCGGACTAGCCGGATTCCATTTTTGTAAACCGCGAAACACGTTGAGAGGAAACAACAATGACCACCACAATCGAGAGCAAGGATATCCGTATGGCGCTCGCCTGGGAGCTTGAGTCGCAGGCCAGTTTCCGGGAGCATGTCGCGCAGGTATATCCGGAGGACACGCGTAACGCGCGCAGCGCCAACGAGTTACGGCTTCTAGCAGAGGGATTGCGTACCAACGCGGGGTACGACGATACACCAGCGCTCCGCAAGATCCTCGCCCTGGTGACGGAGCATGGATTGCCTTTGGAGTGCATCATTCCCAGCGATGGATTTAACGCCTCGCAGTATCGATTCCACGACGCAAACGAGAGTGACGACGAGTTTTTGAATGATCTCGCGGACGCGCTGGAAAGTGAACTAAGTGAGTTATCCGAGGTCCAAAGCGAAGGTAGTGACGCTATCGAGATGCTCGCTAAATTGGTCGCTCCCGCAGGGGATCACGTAGAGCTTGGCATTGAGTCAAAAAGCTTTAATGGCACTGCATTCTATGTGGTGCTGACTGTGAAGAACAAGGGTATAGCACTGGAACCGGAACAGGCGCGAAGTCTTGCTCAGCAGCTTCTCAATATGGCCCAGGCTGCCGACGAAGGTGCGGAGGACTGGTACCTGTACGGAGCGGAGGAATGACACCCTGACCCCCTCAATCCTCACAAACGACAACCCCGCGCCCTTGATTGGTGTGGCACGGGGTACTACCCCACCGGCTTGACCCAGCGTGGTTGCACCCGGTCAGGGTTAAATACATGTGACCCCTTGCCGACCGGCATCACTACCGGGTCCATCAACACCCCGATGACTCTCCGAAACCTAGTCGGCTCCAAGCGTTTTACCGCGTCGACGGCTTCGGGGCGGCCCACAGGGATTCCCGCGAATAGGTCAACCATCTCCGAATCATGAAGGCGCGCCTCTAACTTGGTGATCTGGTCGTTGATTTCCTCGGTTGCGACTTTGGCCTGCTCCCCAGTCAACAACCGCCGCGCACGTTCAACTCCGATGTTCAGGCGATCTGCATGGAGAAGGTTCAGCTCGGCGCGGATCGCCGCTGCCTCTGTCTCGTCCATGGTCGACGCTTTGAGTAGGTCGACGGCATCCTCGCGGGCCAGCCGCCAACCCACCAGGCCATATATCAGCGGTTCAACGTCTTTGGTCCTGATTGCGACGCCCAGGCATTTAATGCACCGGTAGGCACCGTCACCCTTGGAGGTCTGGTAGCCCGCCAAATGGCCGCCACAGCCCGGTTTCCCGCATGCCAGTGCGCCGGTCAATAGGTGTTTTCGCACCGTCTTGGGGCGGTGCCGCCCCGGCGCGTTCAGTTTCGCTTGCGCCCGTTTCCAGGTTTTTTCGTCCACTAGCGCGGGCCAGGTGCCGGGTCCAACGATCTCCGTCACCATTTCGCCCTTTTTTTCATCCTTAAAGGTGTGCGACCGCAACCCGGCATTGCGCGGTGCGCGCAGAAAGCTGCTCATCGTGGACGCTGACCACGGTTTGCCGCTAATCCCGTACGCACCAAGGGAATTGAGGTTGCGCGCGATTTCGCTGATGGACACTCCGCGCAACAGTGCGTTGTAGGCTTCAACGACTAGCGGCGCGGTCTGGGGGTCTGGTTCGTGGTTAATATAGCCGAAGGCGTTGCGCCACTGTGGAATACCTCGCTCGGCCCGCTGGCGCGCGGCGCGGCGCTGACGGACCCTCATCATTGCAATTTCGTGCTCGGAGAAGGCCGTTTTAATCTCCGCGGTCAATACCCCGGTTGGCGAGTACAGGTCAACGTCGCCCTGCCCGGTGGTGGTTAACGGAATCTCGCGACCCAGTGATTTGAAGAACCGGCGCAAGTCAACAAATTCATCCATCACGCGC
This Mycobacterium simiae DNA region includes the following protein-coding sequences:
- a CDS encoding AAA family ATPase, translating into MTTTDSTGTSSWKQAGTDALRPWYTIVGCEDWDSREAFRAIEAGVVLYFAHNTTWASRQPDYTEKCEHNRAARHTWEADEPKRRAEYEAYAKSVGSHRMQQYALGTLKGRAKDIAELPDIGIGNETLNIKAYTLGAYVNAGLLSEFEVLDALLEATRQWENKASEAACRKTIESGLSGAKRKGIMPLVPRDRPLAEAPRQKTQSTDDAERETDDVDTDAKEALIQQKLLSLEVLDEARKRLRAAQARQMCETVNAPIVLTDFLAVPDDDATYRVDRLLPTGSRVILSAQYKAGKTSLIHNLVRALADGSLFLNEFQAKTAKVAVIDTEMDERQMRRWLRSLGIGNTGNVCVKTLRGNVSAFNILDSDVFAQWAQWLRGYDVVILDCLRPVLDALGLSEDHDAGQFLIAFDELLRLCGASEAVIADHMGHNGERTRGDSRKLDWPDATWRIIKNADATDPDDPSVDRYFSAYGRDVEVAEGLLDYTAETRELSYVARSRKAEKFARAAGVVVGLVRSKPNLSKNMIENAEELSGFTREQVREGIKQAVLVGKLIEQTEGKSHAKRYFVNPSLAASEDF
- a CDS encoding recombinase family protein, producing MSTKSQVAPPSAGSGTSNPTQVRAGCYCRISSDPKDKRAGVDRQREDTAALCEMKGWTLVGYYIDNNRSASSGGDRPEWDRLLTDIKAGKIDAIAAFDQDRNWRVMDEFVDLRRFFKSLGREIPLTTTGQGDVDLYSPTGVLTAEIKTAFSEHEIAMMRVRQRRAARQRAERGIPQWRNAFGYINHEPDPQTAPLVVEAYNALLRGVSISEIARNLNSLGAYGISGKPWSASTMSSFLRAPRNAGLRSHTFKDEKKGEMVTEIVGPGTWPALVDEKTWKRAQAKLNAPGRHRPKTVRKHLLTGALACGKPGCGGHLAGYQTSKGDGAYRCIKCLGVAIRTKDVEPLIYGLVGWRLAREDAVDLLKASTMDETEAAAIRAELNLLHADRLNIGVERARRLLTGEQAKVATEEINDQITKLEARLHDSEMVDLFAGIPVGRPEAVDAVKRLEPTRFRRVIGVLMDPVVMPVGKGSHVFNPDRVQPRWVKPVG
- a CDS encoding HK97 family phage prohead protease — translated: MSDIERISTASWRNVPRLETRSFRNNRRTIGGYGAVFGVPSDPRLGFREIVERSCFNKSAGDGWPGVIALFEHQPGIVLGAVHSGTMRLKQDSYGLDYEVDLPETRSAEYESIKRGDVHSSSVGFQVYQDEWRPGDGGLPTRYLVSARLHHIAPTSSPAYPDATVALRHLAMQAEADFDEVYRDAQARNLNRYLVRTDNRDIAPTPELIARSHASSVTPADLKRRADANRDRGVEINRADRIELNRRIEANSQREATLALEARLDAHRHRELAGSVETRSGSDDFPRDRYDNAIYWHPWRQ